CAATAAGCTCAATGTGCCGAGCTTCTAGCCCGCGCTGAAGTCCCTGTTGTGGATTCCCCATAAATACCCCTGTCATCAATTATTATCGTTAAATCACAGTGTGAATTGGAACGAAATTAGTCATAACCACTGTAATTTATTAAAAACAGTCGAAACTTCGACTGAAAAGCATGTCATAGACCCAAATTAGAGATAAAAACTATGATCTACATTTATTTTTGATGAATTATAGAAATATTTGAGGAAAGAGACCAGCGAATACGCAGATGAATGACTCTGCAATCAGTATGGAGGGGAAATAAACGTGATAAATAAAGCGGGAAAAGTCAACCTTTATCCCGCTTTATTCGTCAGCCATTGCTTGGAAGCAAACTTATAGCTTACCACCGTAGTAATAGCCTAAAAACTTCAGCAACTTAAACTGACGAGTAATACGCGAAGGTTGGGATAACAAGCGATACAACCATTCTAAGCCTAAGTTTTGCCACACTTTCGGGGCGCGCTTCACATGGCCAGTAAAGACATCATAAGTCCCACCAACCCCCATATACAGCGCATCTGGGTGAACAACACGGCAATCACGCATAAAAAGTTCTTGTTTTGGTGACCCCATTGCAACCGTGACAATTTTGGCACCGCTTGCATGAATGCGTTCAAATAAAGCACCGCGGTCTTCTGCGGTAAAATAGCCATTTTGCGAGCCAACAATGTTCACATTCCATTGGGCACGCAGTTTACTTTCGGTTTGCTCGAGGATTTCAGGCTTACCTCCGACCAAGAATACAGGCGTACCCTCACGCCCTGCTCTTTCCATCAGCCCTTCCCATAAATCTGCGCCTGCAACGCGGGAAACCTGAGCTTTTGGGTATTTACGGCGGATCGCACGCACAATGCTGATCCCATCGGCATACAGATATTCGGCTTGGCCTAATAAGGTATTTAGCGCGGCGTCTTTTTCCGCAATCATCACTTTTTCCGCATTAATTGCGACTAAAGTCCCCGTTTTGGTCTCACCATCTGCAAACAAATAATCCAAAAAGTGGGCCATATCTTTAAAGCCCCAAATATTATGTCCACGAATCGAGTACTGAGGAACAGATGAAGATTGAGTTGATGACGGTTCCATGATGCTTCCTTAACGACTTTCACGTTGTTGGCTTCTCAAGAAAGAAGCCGTTTTTGTGCGGATAAGCCCCGCACTTTCAAATAACCAATACAGGAGTTTTGCCAAAATCAGGCATAACCCGAAGATTAAGCAGAAAAAAACCACCCGCGAGACAAAAGAATCGACGCCTTCACGCGCTAATACAATAATGTTGAAAATCGCACCGAAACAAAATGCCTGCATAATCGCGGCTTTATAGCGGTTTGGCTCTTGCAAGCTCATGCCATAAATCCAGTCAAACCATTTAATAATCAAGCCCACTGCGATTGCACCAAGTGGAATGAAAATGACTCCGCCCATCACCACTAATGAGCCAATCAAGGTCGGGGAAATGGCTAAGCCAGAATGGTTATTCAACACTTCCCAAGTAAAATAGTTCGCTGAGTTCAGCACAGTATCTGGCCGCTCAGGCCATACCCACGATGGAATAAATACATAGAAATCGCGAATGATCGGCGCAAGCCCTTGGAAATCCATCTCATCATAATGACTGAGTAATAAGGCGAGGTTTTCCCATGGCGAGAACGTATCTCGGGTCAGATACAAGAAGGTGTAATACGCTTCAGAGCCGCTCACATCCAGCCCATAACGTTTTAATGCCAACCAGAACATCCCGACAATACTGGCGACGCCTGCCGCACCCAGCATCCAGAGAGTGATCCAGCCCCTGACGATACCGATAAACAAAAATAGTGCGAAGGCGATGATGATATTCGCTCGTGTTCCGCCCACGATAACATAAGTTAAAAAACCAAAGGCTACGGTACTGACAAGGAAGAAAATCCAGCGTTTTTGCGTTGGGCGTAGAAAATACACAATCAACATGGCAGGGATAAAGAAGTAGAAAAACCGCTTCAATGCAACCCCTGAAACTTGGCTGGAGAAAATTTGACTGTAGGATTTCAACTTAAACAGTAAAAAACCATTCTGCATAAAGAAGATCCCCACCGTCACGACCGCGATAGCGATTAATAACATGCAAGTGAGGTTGGTTTCGACTTTGTTCATGCTAAACAGCGCACGCCGTGAAGTATCGACTCTGCGCGACAGACGCGTTTTATAGGCTACATAATAGATGGCATAAAAACTGGTCGCCGCAAGCTGCGCATACAAAAGATAATCCGCTGTCACGACGGCCACATCAAACTGGAACACTAAGGCACAGGTTAACGGAAAACCGAAATAAAACGTCAATAAATACAACATTGAAAAGAAAATGTTGAAGTTAAAACGAACACGTAAAAACTCTTTATACAGCAAGGTGCCGATAAAAATGATTGATATCAGGTAGACCAATGCTAAGCCACCTAACTCCGTTAGC
The window above is part of the Providencia sp. R33 genome. Proteins encoded here:
- the wecG gene encoding lipopolysaccharide N-acetylmannosaminouronosyltransferase, encoding MEPSSTQSSSVPQYSIRGHNIWGFKDMAHFLDYLFADGETKTGTLVAINAEKVMIAEKDAALNTLLGQAEYLYADGISIVRAIRRKYPKAQVSRVAGADLWEGLMERAGREGTPVFLVGGKPEILEQTESKLRAQWNVNIVGSQNGYFTAEDRGALFERIHASGAKIVTVAMGSPKQELFMRDCRVVHPDALYMGVGGTYDVFTGHVKRAPKVWQNLGLEWLYRLLSQPSRITRQFKLLKFLGYYYGGKL
- the wzyE gene encoding ECA oligosaccharide polymerase, translating into MTLTELGGLALVYLISIIFIGTLLYKEFLRVRFNFNIFFSMLYLLTFYFGFPLTCALVFQFDVAVVTADYLLYAQLAATSFYAIYYVAYKTRLSRRVDTSRRALFSMNKVETNLTCMLLIAIAVVTVGIFFMQNGFLLFKLKSYSQIFSSQVSGVALKRFFYFFIPAMLIVYFLRPTQKRWIFFLVSTVAFGFLTYVIVGGTRANIIIAFALFLFIGIVRGWITLWMLGAAGVASIVGMFWLALKRYGLDVSGSEAYYTFLYLTRDTFSPWENLALLLSHYDEMDFQGLAPIIRDFYVFIPSWVWPERPDTVLNSANYFTWEVLNNHSGLAISPTLIGSLVVMGGVIFIPLGAIAVGLIIKWFDWIYGMSLQEPNRYKAAIMQAFCFGAIFNIIVLAREGVDSFVSRVVFFCLIFGLCLILAKLLYWLFESAGLIRTKTASFLRSQQRESR